In one Janibacter cremeus genomic region, the following are encoded:
- a CDS encoding glycosyltransferase family protein, which yields MSTPRRRRIAFYSHDTQGLGHIRRNIALAGAIVAAEPDTDVLVLTGAPQATSLPLPPNTEVVTVPTVAKDADGRYAARTFAMDLASVLTLRSNLITTALMAFAPDVVVVDKVARGLDGELEQGLAALRAVRGHTTGARPRVVLGLRDILDDPLTATREWRAAGTTQAIVEHYDEVWVYGDRSVVDVARAYDLPAAVATKIRYTGYLAEGRSEGLVAPRDEPRRRPVPRPYVLCMVGGGQDGYDTALAFARTTYPPGHTGVIVTGPYMQPSLRRRLTAIAEERGDLLVRDFVTNSIELIAGARAVVSMGGYNTVCEVLTEDVPGLVVPRVRPRLEQLVRAERLSGLGLVDSMHPDHVVPERLSEWLADAVTSPAARDRGAIALDGLRRVPTLVAELHSASAPTPHVLQEMAS from the coding sequence ATGAGCACCCCCCGCCGGCGCCGGATCGCCTTCTACTCCCACGACACCCAGGGACTGGGGCACATCCGCCGCAACATCGCCCTCGCCGGGGCGATCGTCGCCGCCGAGCCGGACACGGACGTCCTCGTCCTCACCGGTGCCCCGCAGGCCACCTCCCTGCCGCTCCCGCCGAACACCGAGGTCGTCACGGTCCCGACCGTGGCCAAGGACGCCGACGGCCGCTACGCCGCGCGGACCTTCGCGATGGACCTCGCCTCGGTGCTCACCCTGCGCTCGAACCTCATCACCACCGCCCTGATGGCCTTCGCCCCCGACGTCGTGGTCGTCGACAAGGTCGCCCGCGGCCTCGACGGTGAGCTCGAGCAGGGCCTTGCCGCCCTGCGCGCCGTCCGCGGGCACACCACCGGCGCCCGGCCCCGCGTCGTCCTGGGTCTGCGCGACATCCTCGACGACCCGCTCACCGCCACCCGGGAGTGGCGGGCCGCGGGCACCACGCAGGCGATCGTGGAGCACTACGACGAGGTGTGGGTCTACGGTGACCGGTCGGTCGTCGACGTGGCCCGCGCCTACGACCTCCCGGCCGCCGTCGCCACCAAGATCCGCTACACCGGATACCTCGCCGAGGGCCGCTCGGAGGGCCTGGTCGCCCCCCGCGACGAGCCGCGCCGCCGCCCGGTCCCGCGCCCCTACGTGCTCTGCATGGTCGGCGGCGGCCAGGACGGCTACGACACGGCGCTCGCCTTCGCCCGCACGACCTACCCGCCCGGGCACACCGGCGTCATCGTCACCGGCCCGTACATGCAGCCCTCGCTGCGGCGCCGCCTCACCGCGATCGCCGAGGAGCGCGGGGACCTCCTCGTCCGGGACTTCGTCACCAACAGCATCGAGCTCATCGCCGGCGCCCGGGCCGTTGTGTCCATGGGCGGTTACAACACCGTGTGCGAGGTGCTCACCGAGGACGTCCCCGGTCTCGTCGTCCCACGGGTGCGTCCCCGCCTCGAGCAGCTCGTGCGCGCCGAGCGCCTGAGCGGCCTGGGCCTCGTCGACTCGATGCACCCCGACCATGTCGTCCCCGAGCGGCTGTCCGAGTGGCTCGCCGACGCGGTGACGTCCCCCGCCGCACGGGACCGCGGCGCCATCGCCCTCGACGGCCTGCGCCGCGTCCCCACCCTCGTCGCCGAGCTGCACTCCGCCTCGGCGCCCACGCCCCACGTCCTGCAGGAGATGGCCAGCTGA
- a CDS encoding phosphotransferase, with protein MRSAEAHALLAAHDGALPGLSALLDDAVLSERLGAPSTRSYLRYKTGTNATALVDVDGRAAIANAWPAGGGAKRVKALTDVDPDDVLLDAPKEGLLVVDAMADRRLPALRHLVRTGRVGPWLARRGHPVDPQASPRTLAHKPARRWVGSLPLTGERTGGHVVLRAYTPDEFGGALAAHDLLAPDRRTSLRLPRVLRAHRRGLLALEHLPGSTLEEAVDASSLRRLGAGLGELHASGRSDRVATDRSEETSGLDVVAPVLGATVDAAADVRAAASAALRPSRGSIIHGDLSLDQVVTDGDGLGLIDLDRARVGNPLDDLASLLAAAGLETLPSGGATAAAVLVERLRGPLVAGHTSTWTGPLGEDLGPRTALALLERAGEPFRSGHPDWPDVTRELIVLAGTLADGKVRA; from the coding sequence ATGCGCTCCGCTGAGGCACATGCCCTGCTCGCCGCACACGACGGTGCCCTGCCCGGTCTGTCGGCTCTCCTCGACGACGCGGTCCTGTCCGAGCGGCTCGGCGCCCCGAGCACTCGTAGCTATTTGCGGTACAAGACCGGCACCAACGCTACCGCCCTCGTCGACGTCGACGGCCGGGCCGCCATCGCGAACGCCTGGCCTGCCGGCGGCGGCGCCAAGCGCGTCAAGGCCCTCACCGACGTCGACCCTGACGACGTCCTCCTCGACGCGCCCAAGGAGGGGCTGCTCGTCGTCGACGCGATGGCCGATCGCCGGCTGCCCGCGCTGCGGCACCTCGTGCGCACCGGTCGGGTGGGCCCGTGGCTGGCCCGGCGGGGCCACCCGGTCGACCCGCAGGCGAGCCCGCGCACACTGGCCCACAAGCCGGCCCGGCGATGGGTCGGCAGCCTCCCGCTGACGGGGGAGCGAACCGGTGGGCACGTGGTCCTGCGGGCCTACACCCCGGACGAGTTCGGCGGCGCCCTCGCCGCGCACGACCTCCTCGCCCCGGACCGCCGTACCTCCCTCCGCCTGCCGCGCGTGCTGCGCGCCCACCGGCGCGGTCTCCTCGCCCTCGAGCACCTGCCCGGTTCCACCCTCGAGGAGGCGGTGGACGCCTCCTCGCTCCGGCGTCTCGGAGCCGGTCTGGGGGAGCTGCACGCCAGTGGGCGCAGCGACCGGGTCGCCACCGACCGCAGCGAGGAGACCTCCGGTCTGGACGTCGTCGCGCCCGTCCTCGGGGCCACCGTCGACGCCGCCGCCGACGTCCGCGCGGCGGCGAGCGCCGCCCTTCGTCCCTCGAGGGGGAGCATCATCCACGGCGACCTCTCCCTCGACCAGGTTGTGACCGACGGCGACGGACTCGGCCTCATCGATCTCGACCGGGCCCGGGTCGGGAACCCGCTCGACGACCTCGCGAGCCTGCTCGCCGCGGCCGGGCTCGAGACCCTGCCCTCCGGCGGGGCCACGGCGGCTGCCGTGCTCGTCGAGCGGCTGCGGGGCCCGCTCGTCGCCGGCCACACGAGCACGTGGACCGGCCCGCTCGGGGAGGACCTCGGGCCACGGACCGCACTGGCCCTGCTCGAGCGAGCCGGGGAACCCTTCCGCTCCGGCCACCCCGACTGGCCCGACGTCACGCGCGAGCTGATCGTCCTCGCCGGGACACTCGCCGACGGGAAGGTCCGCGCATGA
- a CDS encoding ABC transporter ATP-binding protein → MSGAPLPRTKKPKDLREAIPGLRRLLPHVRPHLRRQRLLIAGGGGAMALEVVMRLLEPWPMKFVIDGVIGQLGADLAGDQPQNLQQVLVLACLGLLGIVLLRAAASYAMTVCFALAGNRLLTAVRADAFAHMQKLSLSFHDKARTGDLVQRITSDVGRLKEVAVTAALPLLGNVITLVAMLGVVIVMDWQLALCMLVVFPVFFLTGRSVTGRIHEVSRKQRRAEGKLATLATETLGSMKVVQAYTLEGVMQSRFASDNLKTLKDGVKAKKLSAGLERSTDVLVGLATALVLFVGAQRVLAGALTPGELVVFVTYLKAAFKPMRDLAKYTGRIAQAAASAERVVDVLDTEPTVRDTSWARSDRRLLGDVELSDVWFSYVPGHPVLRGINLRIRKGEKVAFVGPSGAGKSSLAGLLLRTHDPDSGAVRLDGWDVEDLAVRDVRSQIAMVLQESLLFATTVRDNIAMGVPEGGDEVTDDQVVAAARVAGAHDFITALPQGYDTVVSERGGTLSGGQRQRIAIARAVVRDAPVVILDEATTGLDGTTEDEVVAALDRLTRGRTTIVITHDMDAARSADRVVWIEAGRIVDSGPPEEVLARHADEVGVEGGALHALR, encoded by the coding sequence ATGAGCGGGGCCCCGCTGCCGAGGACGAAGAAGCCCAAGGACCTGCGCGAGGCGATCCCCGGGCTGCGCCGCCTCCTGCCGCACGTGCGCCCGCACCTGCGCCGCCAGCGCCTGCTCATCGCCGGCGGTGGCGGCGCGATGGCGCTCGAGGTCGTCATGCGCCTCCTCGAGCCGTGGCCGATGAAGTTCGTCATCGACGGCGTCATCGGGCAACTCGGCGCGGACCTGGCGGGTGACCAGCCGCAGAACCTCCAGCAGGTGCTCGTCCTGGCCTGCCTCGGCCTGCTCGGCATCGTGCTGCTGCGTGCCGCTGCGAGCTACGCGATGACGGTGTGCTTCGCGCTGGCCGGCAACCGGCTGCTCACCGCGGTGCGCGCGGACGCCTTCGCCCACATGCAGAAGCTCTCGCTCTCCTTCCACGACAAGGCCCGCACCGGTGACCTCGTGCAGCGGATCACCAGCGACGTCGGACGGCTGAAGGAGGTCGCGGTCACGGCCGCACTCCCGCTGCTGGGCAACGTGATCACGCTCGTCGCCATGCTCGGCGTGGTGATCGTCATGGACTGGCAGCTCGCGCTGTGCATGCTCGTGGTCTTCCCGGTCTTCTTCCTCACCGGGCGCAGCGTGACCGGCCGCATCCACGAGGTCTCCCGCAAGCAGCGCAGGGCCGAGGGGAAGCTGGCGACCCTGGCCACCGAGACGCTCGGATCGATGAAGGTGGTGCAGGCCTACACGCTCGAGGGCGTCATGCAGTCGCGCTTCGCCTCGGACAACCTCAAGACCCTCAAGGACGGGGTGAAGGCGAAGAAGCTCTCCGCCGGCCTCGAGCGCTCGACGGACGTCCTCGTCGGTCTCGCGACCGCGCTGGTGCTCTTCGTCGGTGCCCAGCGGGTCCTCGCCGGTGCGCTGACGCCGGGCGAGCTGGTCGTCTTCGTCACCTACCTCAAGGCGGCCTTCAAGCCGATGCGTGACCTCGCGAAGTACACCGGACGCATCGCCCAGGCGGCGGCCTCCGCGGAGCGGGTCGTCGACGTGCTCGACACCGAGCCCACCGTCCGCGACACCTCGTGGGCCCGCTCCGACCGTCGCCTCCTCGGGGACGTCGAGCTGTCCGACGTGTGGTTCTCCTACGTCCCCGGCCATCCCGTCCTGCGTGGCATCAACCTGCGGATCAGGAAGGGGGAGAAGGTCGCCTTCGTCGGCCCGTCGGGGGCGGGGAAGTCCTCCCTCGCCGGTCTGCTGCTGCGCACGCACGACCCGGACTCCGGGGCGGTGCGCCTCGACGGCTGGGACGTGGAGGACCTGGCCGTCCGCGACGTCCGCAGCCAGATCGCGATGGTGCTGCAGGAGAGCCTGCTCTTCGCCACGACCGTCCGCGACAACATCGCCATGGGCGTGCCCGAGGGCGGCGACGAGGTCACCGACGACCAGGTGGTCGCGGCTGCCCGGGTCGCCGGGGCGCACGACTTCATCACCGCCCTGCCCCAGGGCTACGACACGGTCGTGTCGGAGCGAGGGGGGACGCTCTCCGGCGGGCAGCGCCAGCGGATCGCGATCGCCCGCGCGGTGGTGCGCGACGCGCCCGTGGTCATCCTGGACGAGGCGACGACCGGGCTCGACGGGACGACCGAGGACGAGGTCGTCGCGGCCCTCGACCGGCTGACGCGGGGGAGGACGACGATCGTCATCACCCACGACATGGACGCGGCCCGCAGCGCCGACCGGGTGGTGTGGATCGAGGCGGGGCGGATCGTCGACTCCGGCCCCCCGGAGGAGGTCCTGGCCCGCCACGCCGACGAGGTCGGGGTCGAAGGCGGTGCCCTCCATGCGCTCCGCTGA
- a CDS encoding phosphotransferase family protein: MTPATAFPSVGTTAAEHGLTLVRAHPRPDRLHLDLTDEEGRRVIGQWIVEGAQQVAAATEAVAPGRVRLLGRHLVLQAKGADRRLPALAALVADGAELVVHRPERRAVVRTGAPHSPLGGGERAGGSSASPHPPEVVYTKVVRPRRTADLVRRMEQAAAVPGLDVPRVVAADEGAGTVRMSTLPGRTLHDLLAEGGTDAAERIGAAARTLHSAGEIDGVPGHDLTAELGATRGLIDLARTHHALGHRVLETLGRDVERAATAIAAAGPVARRSLLHRDLHDKQLLVDRDGVGMLDVDTLGLGDPALDLGNLLAHLDLRVEQGWASRQTADVVEDGVLSGYRPGARTRAAAAGYRALTRARLRALYAFRPGDLPAHPDIATA; the protein is encoded by the coding sequence ATGACACCGGCCACCGCCTTCCCGTCCGTGGGCACGACGGCCGCCGAGCACGGCCTGACCCTCGTGCGCGCCCACCCGCGTCCCGACCGGCTGCACCTCGACCTGACCGACGAGGAGGGCCGCCGGGTCATCGGGCAGTGGATCGTCGAGGGGGCGCAGCAGGTCGCCGCCGCCACCGAGGCCGTCGCCCCCGGGCGGGTGCGCCTGCTCGGTCGGCACCTGGTCCTCCAGGCGAAGGGGGCGGACCGTCGCCTGCCCGCACTGGCCGCGCTCGTCGCCGACGGCGCGGAGCTGGTCGTGCACCGACCCGAGCGACGGGCGGTCGTGCGCACCGGAGCCCCCCACTCCCCGCTGGGTGGAGGTGAACGCGCGGGTGGATCGTCGGCGAGCCCACATCCACCCGAGGTCGTCTACACCAAGGTCGTGCGGCCGCGGCGCACCGCCGACCTCGTGCGCCGGATGGAGCAGGCGGCCGCGGTGCCGGGACTGGATGTCCCGCGCGTCGTCGCGGCGGACGAAGGTGCCGGGACGGTCCGCATGTCCACGCTCCCGGGACGCACGCTGCACGACCTGCTCGCCGAAGGGGGCACTGACGCCGCCGAGCGCATCGGGGCCGCCGCGCGCACGCTGCACTCGGCCGGGGAGATCGACGGCGTCCCCGGTCACGACCTCACGGCCGAGTTGGGGGCGACGCGGGGCCTGATCGACCTGGCGCGCACGCACCACGCCCTGGGGCATCGTGTCCTGGAGACGCTGGGGCGGGACGTGGAGCGGGCCGCGACGGCCATCGCGGCGGCCGGTCCGGTCGCGCGGCGCAGCCTGCTCCACCGCGACCTGCACGACAAGCAGCTGCTCGTGGACAGGGACGGTGTCGGGATGCTCGACGTCGACACCCTCGGGCTCGGTGACCCCGCGCTCGACCTGGGCAACCTGCTCGCCCACCTCGACCTGCGCGTGGAGCAGGGGTGGGCGTCACGGCAGACCGCGGACGTGGTCGAGGACGGGGTCCTCTCCGGGTACCGACCCGGCGCCCGCACGCGGGCGGCGGCGGCGGGGTACCGGGCGCTCACCCGTGCACGGCTGCGGGCGCTCTACGCCTTCCGTCCGGGAGACCTCCCGGCGCACCCGGACATCGCAACTGCCTAG
- a CDS encoding glycosyltransferase yields MTATTTGSAPRVGYVLKMYPRFSETFIVHEILQQEAVGTHVEIFSLRLPIDGRFHESLARVQAPVTYLSREHRASTFWAALRTAAVEVPSLHEHLEELLAAPEDEALAAVELAGAIRRSGLQHLHAHFGSIAAEVARLAARLAGITWSFTAHAKDIFHERVDPASLATLLREAHTTVTVSDFNLRHLQQTFPGAADRVVRLYNSVDLEAFPFTAKGATPGPVRVAAVGRLVEKKGFGDLLTAVAALVADGRRVHLDLVGTGPLEAALREQVRALGLDDVVTMHGALPQTRVREIVADADVFAAPCVIGADGNRDGLPTVLLEALALGTPAVSTPVTGIPEIVRHEATGLLVPESDPSALAAAIARTVDEPADAVRRALAARELLEADFDFRDHAVTLQGIFRRAIASRAGGAAGAGVVAMSGARA; encoded by the coding sequence ATGACCGCCACGACCACCGGCTCCGCCCCGCGCGTCGGGTACGTGCTGAAGATGTACCCGCGCTTCTCCGAGACCTTCATCGTCCACGAGATCCTCCAGCAGGAGGCCGTCGGGACGCACGTGGAGATCTTCTCGCTGCGCCTGCCGATCGACGGACGCTTCCACGAGTCCCTCGCCCGGGTGCAGGCCCCCGTCACCTACCTCTCGCGGGAGCACCGCGCGAGCACCTTCTGGGCGGCGCTGCGCACGGCCGCGGTGGAGGTGCCCTCGCTCCACGAGCACCTCGAGGAGCTGCTCGCGGCACCCGAGGACGAGGCCCTGGCGGCGGTCGAGCTCGCCGGTGCGATCCGCCGCTCGGGACTGCAGCACCTGCACGCGCACTTCGGCTCGATCGCCGCCGAGGTCGCGCGCCTCGCGGCCCGGCTGGCCGGCATCACCTGGTCCTTCACCGCGCACGCCAAGGACATCTTCCACGAGAGAGTGGACCCGGCGTCATTGGCGACCCTGCTGCGCGAGGCGCACACGACCGTGACCGTCAGCGACTTCAACCTCCGCCACCTCCAGCAGACCTTCCCCGGCGCGGCCGACCGCGTGGTCCGGCTGTACAACAGCGTCGACCTCGAGGCCTTCCCCTTCACGGCGAAGGGGGCCACCCCCGGCCCCGTCCGCGTCGCCGCGGTCGGTCGGCTGGTGGAGAAGAAGGGCTTCGGTGACCTCCTCACCGCCGTCGCGGCACTCGTGGCGGACGGTCGCCGGGTCCACCTCGACCTCGTGGGCACCGGCCCGCTCGAGGCGGCCCTGCGCGAGCAGGTGCGCGCGCTCGGTCTGGACGACGTGGTGACGATGCACGGCGCCCTGCCGCAGACCCGGGTGCGCGAGATCGTCGCGGACGCCGACGTCTTCGCGGCCCCGTGCGTCATCGGCGCCGACGGCAACCGCGACGGCCTGCCGACCGTCCTGCTCGAGGCGCTCGCCCTGGGCACGCCCGCCGTGTCGACCCCGGTGACCGGTATCCCCGAGATCGTGCGCCACGAGGCGACCGGCCTGCTCGTCCCGGAGTCGGACCCGAGCGCCCTGGCCGCCGCGATCGCACGCACCGTCGACGAGCCGGCCGATGCGGTCCGCCGGGCGCTGGCCGCCCGGGAGCTGCTCGAGGCGGACTTCGACTTCCGCGACCACGCGGTGACCCTGCAGGGGATCTTCCGTCGCGCCATCGCCTCCCGCGCCGGCGGGGCCGCCGGTGCGGGCGTGGTCGCCATGTCAGGAGCGCGGGCATGA
- a CDS encoding glycosyltransferase family 4 protein translates to MKRVAYVSTDPGVPVFGSKGASVHVQAVVRELLRRGAEVHLVAARVGGDRPRGLEDVVVHELPRITGEPGAEREASARRSAAAAVDVLALLHGERPLDLVYERYSLWSDAAMAWAGDHDVDGVLEVNAPLIDEQAQHRVLADRAGAEAIATRAFDAATSVVTVSEPVARWVAERTGNRAVHVVPNGVDTRHIRPGGFEAPTQSVGPGPQAASHLNHRGSRCEEFGDEPRDPRPFTVGFVGTLKPWHGVEVLLEAFARLARTDADARLRLVGDGPQREALAAQADRLGVAERVDLVGAVVPEEMPAQLAAMGVAVAPYPQLPDFYFSPLKIYEYLAAGLPVVASDIGPCAEILDDGDLGVLVAPGDVAGLAAVLAGLRADPLIRADLARAGRDAAVARHDWSLVVSRILATLPVRQSSLADDLLGRIA, encoded by the coding sequence ATGAAGCGCGTCGCCTACGTCTCCACCGACCCCGGCGTCCCCGTCTTCGGGAGCAAGGGTGCCTCCGTCCACGTCCAGGCCGTCGTGCGCGAGCTGCTGCGACGCGGCGCCGAGGTGCACCTGGTCGCCGCCCGCGTCGGCGGGGACCGCCCCCGCGGGCTCGAGGACGTCGTCGTCCACGAGCTGCCGAGGATCACGGGGGAGCCGGGCGCCGAGCGGGAGGCCTCTGCCCGTCGCTCGGCCGCGGCCGCTGTCGATGTGCTGGCCCTGCTGCACGGCGAGCGGCCGCTCGATCTGGTCTACGAGCGCTACTCACTGTGGTCGGACGCCGCCATGGCCTGGGCCGGCGACCACGATGTCGACGGCGTGCTGGAGGTCAACGCACCCCTGATCGACGAGCAGGCGCAGCACCGTGTCCTCGCCGACCGGGCCGGCGCCGAGGCCATCGCCACGCGGGCCTTCGACGCGGCCACCTCGGTCGTCACCGTCTCCGAGCCGGTGGCGCGGTGGGTCGCCGAGCGCACCGGCAACCGCGCCGTGCACGTCGTGCCCAACGGCGTCGACACGCGGCACATCCGGCCGGGTGGTTTCGAGGCGCCCACGCAGAGCGTGGGACCCGGGCCGCAGGCGGCCTCGCACCTCAACCACCGCGGGTCGAGGTGCGAGGAGTTCGGCGACGAGCCTCGAGACCCCAGGCCCTTCACCGTCGGTTTCGTCGGCACCCTCAAGCCCTGGCACGGGGTCGAGGTGCTCCTGGAGGCCTTCGCCCGCCTCGCCCGCACCGACGCGGACGCGCGGTTGCGGCTCGTCGGTGACGGGCCCCAGCGCGAGGCCCTCGCGGCGCAGGCCGACCGGCTCGGCGTGGCCGAGCGCGTCGACCTCGTCGGTGCGGTCGTGCCCGAGGAGATGCCCGCCCAGCTCGCGGCGATGGGCGTCGCCGTCGCCCCGTACCCGCAGCTGCCGGACTTCTACTTCTCGCCGCTGAAGATCTACGAGTACCTCGCCGCGGGCCTGCCCGTCGTCGCCAGCGACATCGGCCCCTGCGCCGAGATCCTCGACGACGGCGACCTCGGCGTGCTCGTCGCCCCCGGGGACGTGGCCGGGCTCGCAGCGGTGCTCGCCGGGCTGCGCGCGGACCCGCTGATCCGTGCCGACCTCGCCCGGGCCGGCCGGGACGCGGCCGTGGCCCGCCACGACTGGAGCCTCGTCGTCTCCCGGATCCTCGCCACCCTGCCCGTGCGCCAGTCATCCTTGGCCGACGACCTCCTCGGGCGGATCGCATGA
- a CDS encoding DUF4191 domain-containing protein — translation MARKSDKPKKPKRENPFKRFWSVYKTIKQIDPQVNLWMLLAFVGVLAVGAAIGLIMGHIWSSLLIALPVGILAAMIVLSRRGERAAFSQMDGQRGAALGGLSAVKRGWYYDQEPVAADATKPNDVQNAAMVFRALGRPGVVLLGEGPKHRVDKLFAKESKKVSRVAPGVPIHTYIVGTGEGELPARKIRTTLIKLRPHLSKEELSVVNKRLKSLPGLRQGMPAGVDPNKARMDRKALRGR, via the coding sequence ATGGCCCGTAAGTCCGACAAGCCCAAGAAGCCGAAGCGCGAGAACCCGTTCAAGAGGTTCTGGTCCGTCTACAAGACGATCAAGCAGATCGACCCGCAGGTGAACCTGTGGATGCTGCTTGCCTTCGTCGGCGTGCTCGCCGTCGGCGCGGCCATCGGGCTGATCATGGGCCACATCTGGTCCTCGCTGCTCATCGCCCTGCCGGTCGGCATCCTCGCCGCCATGATCGTGCTCTCCCGTCGTGGCGAGCGTGCCGCCTTCAGCCAGATGGACGGGCAACGCGGCGCCGCCCTCGGTGGCCTGTCGGCGGTCAAGCGCGGCTGGTACTACGACCAGGAGCCGGTCGCCGCGGACGCGACCAAGCCGAACGACGTCCAGAACGCCGCGATGGTCTTCCGCGCCCTCGGCCGTCCGGGCGTCGTGCTGCTCGGCGAGGGGCCGAAGCACCGCGTGGACAAGCTCTTCGCCAAGGAGAGCAAGAAGGTCAGTCGGGTGGCGCCGGGCGTGCCGATCCACACCTACATCGTCGGCACCGGCGAGGGTGAGCTCCCCGCCCGCAAGATCCGCACCACCCTGATCAAGCTGCGGCCGCACCTGTCCAAGGAGGAGCTGTCGGTGGTCAACAAGCGGCTGAAGTCCCTCCCCGGCCTGCGTCAGGGCATGCCCGCCGGTGTCGACCCGAACAAGGCCCGGATGGACCGCAAGGCCCTGCGCGGACGCTGA
- a CDS encoding M18 family aminopeptidase — protein sequence MPAAPIAHAEDLAAFVDASPSSYHAAAEVARRLQESGFTAVDETSAWPHTPGRYLVVRDGAVIAWVVPASATPTTPVRIFGAHSDSPGFKLKPQPSTGRHGWLQAGVEIYGGPLLNSWLDRELRLAGRLVLDDGSEVLADSGPLLRLPQLAIHLDREANERFALDKQSQTQPVWGVGAADSADLLAELAASAGVDASRIRGYDVVTADSARGVVFGRDEVFLAAGRLDDLASVHAGTVALAAVGDDIASDHIPVLAVFDHEEVGSATRSGAGGPFLQDVLERLGLALGADRSERMRALASSWCVSSDVGHSVHPNFADKHDPHVRPLLGSGPILKLNANQRYASDGAGGAAWHRWCEAAGVTSQDFVSNNTVPCGSTIGPITATRLGIRTVDVGIPILSMHSARELAGTSDLLDLTRVAQAFFRG from the coding sequence GTGCCCGCAGCACCGATCGCCCACGCCGAGGACCTCGCCGCCTTCGTCGACGCCTCCCCCTCCAGCTACCACGCGGCCGCCGAGGTGGCCCGCCGGCTGCAGGAGAGCGGCTTCACGGCCGTGGACGAGACGAGTGCCTGGCCGCACACCCCGGGCCGGTACCTCGTCGTGCGCGACGGGGCCGTCATCGCCTGGGTGGTCCCCGCGTCGGCGACACCGACGACGCCGGTACGCATCTTCGGCGCGCACAGCGACTCCCCCGGCTTCAAGCTCAAGCCCCAGCCGAGCACCGGCAGGCACGGGTGGCTGCAGGCGGGCGTGGAGATCTACGGCGGCCCGCTGCTGAACTCCTGGCTCGACCGTGAGCTGCGCCTGGCCGGACGACTGGTCCTCGACGACGGGAGCGAGGTCCTGGCCGACTCCGGTCCGCTGCTGCGGCTGCCGCAGCTGGCCATCCACCTCGACCGCGAGGCCAACGAGCGCTTCGCGCTCGACAAGCAGTCGCAGACGCAGCCGGTGTGGGGCGTGGGCGCCGCGGACTCCGCCGACCTCCTCGCCGAGCTGGCGGCCTCCGCCGGCGTCGACGCCTCGCGCATCCGCGGGTACGACGTCGTCACGGCCGACAGCGCCCGTGGTGTCGTCTTCGGGCGCGACGAGGTCTTCCTCGCGGCGGGGCGCCTGGACGACCTCGCGAGCGTGCACGCCGGCACGGTCGCCCTGGCGGCCGTCGGCGACGACATCGCGAGCGACCACATCCCGGTGCTGGCCGTCTTCGACCACGAGGAGGTCGGCTCCGCGACCCGCTCGGGCGCGGGCGGGCCCTTCCTGCAGGACGTCCTCGAGCGCCTGGGGCTGGCGCTCGGCGCGGACCGGTCCGAGCGGATGCGCGCCCTCGCCTCGTCGTGGTGCGTCTCCAGCGACGTCGGCCACTCGGTGCACCCGAACTTCGCCGACAAGCACGACCCCCACGTGCGCCCGCTGCTCGGCTCCGGGCCGATCCTCAAGCTCAACGCCAACCAGCGCTACGCCAGCGACGGCGCCGGCGGCGCCGCCTGGCACCGGTGGTGCGAGGCGGCCGGGGTGACCAGCCAGGACTTCGTCTCCAACAACACGGTGCCCTGCGGGTCGACGATCGGCCCGATCACCGCCACCCGGCTGGGGATCCGCACCGTCGACGTGGGCATCCCGATCCTGTCGATGCACTCTGCCCGCGAGCTCGCCGGTACGAGCGACCTGCTGGACCTGACGCGGGTGGCGCAGGCCTTCTTCCGCGGCTGA